In a genomic window of Tursiops truncatus isolate mTurTru1 chromosome 7, mTurTru1.mat.Y, whole genome shotgun sequence:
- the SF3B1 gene encoding splicing factor 3B subunit 1 isoform X5 — protein MAKIAKTHEDIEAQIREIQGKKAALDEAQGVGLDSTGYYDQEIYGGSDSRFAGYVTSIAATELEDDDDDYSSSTSLLGQKKPGYHAPVALLNDIPQSTEQYDPFAEHRPPKIADREDEYKKHRRTMIISPERLDPFADGFYSAA, from the exons ATATTGAAGCACAGATTCGAGAAATTCAAGGAAAGAAGGCAGCTCTTGATGAAGCTCAAGGAGTGGGCCTTGATTCTACAGGTTATTATGACCAGGAAATTTATGGTGGAAGTGACAGCAGGTTTGCTGGATACGTGACATCTATTGCTGCAACTGAACTTGAAGAT GATGACGATGACTACTCATCATCTACAAGTTTGCTTGGTCAGAAGAAGCCAGGATATCATGCCCCTGTGGCATTGCTTAATGATATACCACAGTCAACAgaacag TATGATCCATTTGCTGAGCACCGACCTCCGAAGATTGCAGATCGGGAAGATGAATACAAAAAGCACAGGCGGACCATGATAATTTCCCCAGAGCGTCTTGATCCTTTTGCAGATG GCTTCTATTCTGCTGCTTGA
- the SF3B1 gene encoding splicing factor 3B subunit 1 isoform X4, giving the protein MAKIAKTHEDIEAQIREIQGKKAALDEAQGVGLDSTGYYDQEIYGGSDSRFAGYVTSIAATELEDDDDDYSSSTSLLGQKKPGYHAPVALLNDIPQSTEQYDPFAEHRPPKIADREDEYKKHRRTMIISPERLDPFADGNSFPLFYKYSEIYLC; this is encoded by the exons ATATTGAAGCACAGATTCGAGAAATTCAAGGAAAGAAGGCAGCTCTTGATGAAGCTCAAGGAGTGGGCCTTGATTCTACAGGTTATTATGACCAGGAAATTTATGGTGGAAGTGACAGCAGGTTTGCTGGATACGTGACATCTATTGCTGCAACTGAACTTGAAGAT GATGACGATGACTACTCATCATCTACAAGTTTGCTTGGTCAGAAGAAGCCAGGATATCATGCCCCTGTGGCATTGCTTAATGATATACCACAGTCAACAgaacag TATGATCCATTTGCTGAGCACCGACCTCCGAAGATTGCAGATCGGGAAGATGAATACAAAAAGCACAGGCGGACCATGATAATTTCCCCAGAGCGTCTTGATCCTTTTGCAGATGGTAATTCTTTCCCACTTTTCTATAAGTATTCAGAAATTTATTTGTGTTAA